Proteins found in one archaeon genomic segment:
- a CDS encoding gamma-glutamyltransferase, translated as MAFGKVAVAPHAAVASEQPLATLAGYDVLRAGGNAFDAAVATSFSLAVTFHPAGGLGGDFFAMAYEAKAGKIHCLNSSGWSPSGLTLDLVRAKGGGQVPQFGPLTCSIPAFVAGVHEMHRKLGRSEFKGLLSAPTDYALKGFPAGEGICRSVAGAYLELSPQARAVFAPSGSPPTPGEWIRQEELGKVLSSVAERGPDGFYSGPAADAIRSILESLGVPTDASDFTEFEPEWVSPLTLDYRGTKVYEHPPNSMGATSLLILKLLSESEMPASGALSSRRIELTMEAALAAYGRRDEMLGDPRSGEIDMAGFMAGRASSEIPGSRIRSGDTTAFSVADAEGNIVSGIQSLFNHFGSRVFVPECGVMLNNRGSGFRTSGPNAVAPRKRALNTLSSVILEKDATPFLSIGTSGGDWRPMQHALFVTNAVDYSMSADANVVHPRFLWGGGRSLIVEEGYELPEAGKFDINPQPHPGRTGVCQAIEVRARFRKAVCDVRGDGVPAGF; from the coding sequence ATGGCCTTCGGCAAGGTCGCGGTCGCTCCGCATGCGGCGGTCGCAAGCGAACAACCCCTGGCGACCTTGGCTGGGTACGACGTCCTCCGCGCGGGCGGGAACGCTTTCGACGCCGCGGTGGCCACCAGCTTCTCCCTCGCCGTTACCTTCCACCCCGCAGGCGGCCTGGGCGGAGACTTCTTCGCGATGGCGTACGAAGCCAAGGCAGGCAAGATCCACTGCCTCAACTCCAGCGGCTGGTCGCCGTCGGGCCTGACTCTCGACCTCGTCCGCGCGAAGGGAGGCGGCCAGGTCCCCCAGTTCGGGCCTCTGACCTGCTCAATCCCTGCCTTCGTCGCCGGCGTCCACGAGATGCACCGGAAGCTCGGCCGCTCGGAATTCAAGGGTCTCCTCTCCGCCCCGACCGACTACGCCCTCAAGGGCTTCCCCGCCGGAGAAGGAATCTGCAGGTCGGTCGCCGGAGCCTACCTAGAGCTCTCCCCTCAGGCGAGGGCGGTCTTCGCCCCCTCCGGCTCTCCCCCCACGCCCGGGGAGTGGATCAGGCAGGAGGAGCTCGGGAAGGTCCTCTCCTCGGTCGCAGAGCGGGGCCCCGACGGCTTCTACTCCGGTCCCGCCGCTGACGCGATACGTTCCATCCTCGAGTCGCTCGGGGTCCCGACGGATGCCTCTGACTTTACGGAGTTCGAGCCCGAATGGGTCTCTCCTCTGACTCTGGACTACAGGGGAACGAAGGTCTACGAGCACCCTCCGAACAGCATGGGGGCCACTTCTCTCCTGATCCTCAAGCTCCTCTCGGAGTCTGAGATGCCTGCCTCGGGGGCCCTTTCTAGCAGGCGCATAGAGCTCACCATGGAGGCTGCCCTCGCGGCCTATGGGCGCAGGGACGAAATGCTCGGAGACCCTCGGTCGGGCGAGATCGACATGGCGGGGTTCATGGCAGGAAGGGCCTCCTCCGAGATTCCCGGGAGCAGGATCAGGTCTGGCGACACGACCGCGTTCTCCGTCGCGGACGCAGAAGGGAACATAGTCTCAGGGATTCAGAGCCTCTTCAACCACTTCGGCTCCAGGGTCTTCGTGCCCGAGTGCGGGGTCATGCTCAACAACAGGGGCTCAGGCTTCAGGACATCGGGCCCCAACGCTGTTGCACCCAGAAAGCGGGCCCTGAACACGCTCTCCTCAGTCATCCTGGAGAAGGACGCCACGCCCTTCCTCTCGATCGGCACCTCGGGCGGGGACTGGAGGCCGATGCAGCACGCACTCTTCGTCACGAACGCTGTGGACTACTCCATGTCGGCCGACGCCAACGTCGTCCATCCGCGCTTCCTCTGGGGAGGTGGGCGCTCCCTCATCGTAGAGGAAGGGTACGAGCTCCCAGAAGCCGGGAAGTTCGACATAAACCCCCAGCCACACCCAGGAAGGACAGGCGTCTGCCAGGCCATTGAAGTAAGGGCCAGGTTCCGGAAGGCAGTCTGCGACGTCAGGGGTGACGGCGTACCCGCTGGCTTCTGA